In a genomic window of Coriobacteriia bacterium:
- a CDS encoding shikimate kinase, translated as MQKHDNITLIGMPGAGKSTLGVVLAKKLGYRFVDTDLLIQEGEGMLLSEILEARGTEGFIACENELLANLSCARHVIATGGSAVYGTDAVANLKSLGTVVFLDLSLDEISRRLSPDLLDRGVVIHQGSTLADLYAERHPLYVQAADLTVKLDGLSTLESVEKLTAELALYLQA; from the coding sequence ATGCAAAAACACGACAACATCACGCTCATTGGCATGCCCGGTGCTGGCAAAAGCACGCTCGGCGTTGTGCTCGCCAAGAAGCTCGGGTATCGCTTTGTCGATACCGACCTGCTCATCCAGGAAGGCGAGGGCATGTTGCTCTCGGAGATACTGGAAGCACGCGGCACTGAAGGCTTCATTGCCTGCGAGAACGAGTTGCTCGCGAATCTCTCGTGCGCTCGCCACGTCATCGCGACAGGCGGCTCGGCCGTGTATGGTACCGACGCCGTTGCAAACCTGAAGTCGCTGGGAACCGTCGTCTTCCTCGACTTGAGCCTCGACGAAATCTCCCGTCGGCTTTCACCCGACCTACTCGACCGTGGGGTCGTCATCCACCAGGGAAGCACGCTCGCTGACCTCTACGCAGAGCGTCATCCGCTCTATGTGCAGGCAGCTGATCTCACCGTAAAGCTCGACGGTCTCAGTACGCTCGAATCGGTCGAAAAGCTCACGGCAGAGCTTGCGTTGTACCTGCAAGCATAA
- a CDS encoding 50S ribosomal protein L13: protein MKTYYAKPGEVQREWLLVDATDMTLGRLASAVAQILRGKNKPTYTPHVDTGDFVVVINCDKIKVTGAKVTDKVYTRITGYPGGVRQETFQEAMEKHPERVIEHAVKGMLPKNTLGRQMAKKLKVYVGPEHPHQAQNPRKIDLEA, encoded by the coding sequence GTGAAGACCTACTATGCGAAGCCCGGCGAAGTCCAGCGCGAGTGGCTTCTGGTCGATGCGACCGACATGACCCTTGGTCGTCTTGCTTCCGCCGTTGCGCAGATTCTGCGCGGCAAGAACAAGCCGACGTACACGCCGCACGTTGACACGGGCGACTTCGTTGTCGTCATCAACTGCGACAAGATCAAAGTGACTGGCGCCAAGGTCACCGATAAGGTGTACACCCGCATCACGGGCTATCCCGGCGGCGTGCGTCAGGAGACCTTCCAGGAGGCAATGGAGAAGCATCCCGAGCGCGTCATCGAGCACGCCGTCAAGGGCATGCTCCCCAAGAACACGCTCGGACGTCAGATGGCTAAGAAGCTCAAGGTCTATGTAGGCCCCGAGCATCCGCATCAGGCGCAGAATCCCCGCAAGATTGACCTGGAGGCATAA
- a CDS encoding 30S ribosomal protein S9 produces the protein MADTKKEAIYYGTGRRKNAIARVRLVPGTGKVTVNKRDAEDYFGRKALVEYAMTPFTVTGTVKHFDVIATLNGGGISGQAGALRHGIARALLEAGDYRAELKKAGFLTRDPRMVERKKYGLKKARKRPQFSKR, from the coding sequence ATGGCAGATACCAAGAAAGAAGCCATCTACTATGGCACCGGTCGCCGCAAGAACGCCATCGCGCGCGTTCGTCTCGTCCCCGGCACCGGTAAGGTCACCGTTAACAAGCGCGACGCCGAGGATTACTTCGGCCGCAAGGCGCTCGTCGAGTATGCGATGACTCCCTTCACCGTGACGGGTACGGTCAAGCATTTCGACGTCATTGCCACGCTCAATGGTGGCGGCATCTCCGGTCAGGCTGGTGCTCTGCGTCACGGCATCGCCCGTGCGCTGCTTGAGGCTGGCGACTATCGTGCCGAGCTCAAGAAGGCTGGCTTCCTCACGCGCGATCCGCGTATGGTCGAGCGCAAGAAGTACGGTCTCAAGAAGGCTCGCAAGCGTCCGCAGTTCTCCAAGCGCTAA